The Pagrus major chromosome 5, Pma_NU_1.0 genomic sequence TATAAAGTCCATGTCACAGAAGCAAACAGATCCTCTGAGGATTTTGCTCCATAATTCATTGTGTCTTTTCTGCACAATCTTAAGAATTCAGCTGACACAtggaaagatgtttttaaaaagataaaatccTTTCCTGTTTGTACCCACATGTAGGCTTTATAAGGTGCTTCAAATCCAAAACAGACTGGGCTTTGGCACTGAGTCCGCTGCCTCATCATGGCTGACTGACTGGTTTTGGCCCCATGTGACTTGAGCAGTGGATCAATGTTGATGGCTGGATCATTGATACAGTTTTGACCCTGTGTGTGACCCAGCTGGGCCTCTGGAACACAGCTCCTACGGCCATGATGTTAGCCTCGTCGCTTCACTTCTTCATGATAGAGGAGATATCCAGAAACAtgctctgaaaaagaaaataagacagCTTTGACTgagactgtagctgctgctggacataaaacacacaatgtacACTGGgaaatgtaaaagtaaagtaaaacagGACACATCTGTCAGTACAGTCTCGTGTCAGTGATCCCAtgaggacacacaaacacaagtctgTAAACCTGAAGCAATGTgggaacaacaaaaacagtgatGAACAAATCCTTTACGTCTATTTAGGACAAAATCAGtccatgaaagaaaaacatggagcCCAGCACGTGccatgaagaagaaagaaacagtaCATTTGTAAAAACAGGAGCCTATTAATTAATAGATTAATTTATGAACACATGAATTAACATTTAACCTGTTGAAGAGATGTTGAAGATAACTCATCAACAGTTAAAATGatgtaaagtgtttgtttaaatcTCCATTGTGTTGTCTGACAGGACTTTAACGTATGTGAAATGTGAAGCAGATATGTTAAATGCGTTGTTCAATTAATTCCTCTGCACAATAACTGGAGAGCATGAATCCTAAAATGATTTTGGAGTATGATTACCACTCAGTATTTCATTTGTTCaataatttgtgtttaaatgtcaattgttgaacattttttaatagaaaactgttttatttatgcatGTATTTAAGTAAATAATTGAATTTAGATTGCATCTTACATCTATATCTTAatctctatatctctatatctATTGGACCTCGTTCAGATCGACAGAAATgagctttctgtctgtcttcttcatctctGCTGCTGACTCTTACACTGTCTGAGGCCTCGTCATCACTCACTGTTCATCACATTGTTTTGGTGTTGGGTACTTAACTTAACCGACACAAAACACTTAACTTCATAATGCTACCATTGTGTTTTTAACTGATAAGTATAGTCTAGTCAACAGCGGCAGTGGAAACCCAGGTGATAGCTAAGCTGTACTTTAGCTACTTTAGCCTTTATAGCTTCGCCTTCTTGACTAGTGTGAAGCATCATTCAGTCACATGAGACAATCTCTGCTCTTTACTTGCCATTGACATTCTTCGGCCTCCTGCAGGTGGCATCATGGGCATGTCGCCCCCCAGGGAGCCCAGTTCATCTGACTCCTCTGAGGTATGTAAGGAAGGGCTTGTGGAACCACTGATGGAGGACAAGCTCTCAGATGGTGGTCTGATCATGAAGCTGGTCTTTCTGGGGTTGGGGATTAACACCTCGCTCACGACTGACTCCCTCCGCTCATCCTCATCCATGTCTCTGATAGCACTGGGCCTTAAGGTACTGGTGGACAGCAGAGCTTCCAAATGACTGGGGTGAGGATGTTCACCCTCATGATGGTTTGTTGTGCTAACCTCCACATTGGACACAGCAGAATCCCAGGCTGGATGGTGGTCCACCACAGCTTCATGGGTTTGGGGAGCTTGGATTGCACAGTTCTGGCCATGCCTGGGTGGCATCCTCGGCTGGGGGCAGATATAGCTGGTCTGGCTGTATCCCAGATGAGCCAAGCTGTTGTGTCTTGGTGCGTCCTGGTGGGCTCTGAGCCCGGTGTTGTAATGTGGAGGCTTCGTGTCCGCCTCTGGAATCACTTTGAAGGTCTGAGTCAAAGGCCCATTGTGAGGTGATACATTGCTCATTACACAGAGATGTGGTAAGGACGCCTTCTTCTTGGACTTGTAAATAACACTGTCATCTTCTGTGTACCTCTCTCCATAGAGTGTCTGTTTGATTTTCCTGATGCCCAGGTGGGATATTTCCAGAATGTTCAGGAAAAGTGACACACCGGCAATGGCGATCATGAAGACCATGAAGATGGTCTTCTCTGTGGGCCTGGAGATGTAACAGTCAACACTGTTGGGGCAAGGCAGCCTGTCACACTTATAGAGTGGCTCCAGTTGGATACCATAGAGTACATACTGGCCCAGGATGAAGCACACCTCCACCAAAGAGCGTGTAAGGATATGGATGATGTAGGTTCTCAACAGAGAGCCTCTGAGAGGAGCCCTCTTCACCTTCCTCTGCTCGTCCAGCCTCTTAAGCTCCCTTTCTATGCGCTTATGTTCGTCTAACTCAGCCTCATCCATCTCCTCTTTCAGCTGAAACCGTCTGCGGTGTCGCTCCTTCTCCAGCGTTCTGATGCAGTAGAGGGCATGGCCCATGTAGACTAGTGAAGGCGCAGACACAAAGATGACCTGCAAGACCCAGAAGCGAATAAGGGAGATGGGGAAGGCGCGGTCATAACAGACCGTCTTACAGCCTGGCTGGTCTGTGTTGCAGACAAACTCGGACTGCTCATCATCCCATACATCCTCAGCAGCTGCACCCAGGATTAGCATGCGGAAGATGAAGAGTATGGTAAGCCAGATCTTCCCCACGATGGTGGAATGACTGTGAACCTCTTCTAGGATGCTGCCCAGCAGGTTCCAGTCACCCATGGTCAGCTTCTCACCACTTCAATGCCACATGTCCTTGAACTGTGGAGACATAGCAGGCACATACAACACATTACCCCACAAAGCTGgaatacaatattaataatattatgtttttgtaaagGATAGATACAGTTACAGAAACACAAGCAGTCAGACAGGGAAAACCGTAAGTGGGcgcagtgtgatgtcactaaTGCCTCATTGTGCAGGACTTACTCTGTAAGTTGAACATAAAAGTTAGCTTGCGAGCTATTATAGATGTTTACAACAGACagtttttgttgtaattttacCAAATGTACTTCAAATAATTTAGCTAAAGTGGGCGCTTGCTTACAACACTTTCTGAACGTCAGagtgcttgtgtttgttgccCTTTTGCCCCTTATTTCTCACTGATACAGTATatagttaattttttttaatgcacgGTAAATTACTGTAAGAGCTGACCACTTCTCTTTTGCTAAGGATTACTACAGGAGAAAATGTGTAAGTGCATTTGCTGAGAACTATTTCCAGCGGTGGATTAAtctacattttaatgtatttccaGCTCCATGGGTTGtatatgggactgaaaaaaCGACAGTGTGTGTTATTGGTAATGAAGGATCATGTCACATGTGTATGTGCAGGTGTGGCTCACTGATCTGTTTTAATAGggtttggacaacaatggagctcaaTGGCACACAGAtgttatggatcccactgcttttcttgcaagacctgccctgctctgcctctgattggtttgcatctgttgtttttgtatgaCGAAAGCATTGACAGCTTTGTGGACCTGGTACTCCCTATTAAATACCTGTCAATTTCTCGACGGGAGAAGGCGAGAAAAGCAGAGCTCAAATGATGGGCACCTTGTTCCcgtcaaagaaacaaaaaaatgtgactgaGATTTCTGT encodes the following:
- the gja10a gene encoding gap junction protein alpha 10 a isoform X1, producing MGDWNLLGSILEEVHSHSTIVGKIWLTILFIFRMLILGAAAEDVWDDEQSEFVCNTDQPGCKTVCYDRAFPISLIRFWVLQVIFVSAPSLVYMGHALYCIRTLEKERHRRRFQLKEEMDEAELDEHKRIERELKRLDEQRKVKRAPLRGSLLRTYIIHILTRSLVEVCFILGQYVLYGIQLEPLYKCDRLPCPNSVDCYISRPTEKTIFMVFMIAIAGVSLFLNILEISHLGIRKIKQTLYGERYTEDDSVIYKSKKKASLPHLCVMSNVSPHNGPLTQTFKVIPEADTKPPHYNTGLRAHQDAPRHNSLAHLGYSQTSYICPQPRMPPRHGQNCAIQAPQTHEAVVDHHPAWDSAVSNVEVSTTNHHEGEHPHPSHLEALLSTSTLRPSAIRDMDEDERRESVVSEVLIPNPRKTSFMIRPPSESLSSISGSTSPSLHTSEESDELGSLGGDMPMMPPAGGRRMSMAKHVSGYLLYHEEVKRRG
- the gja10a gene encoding gap junction protein alpha 10 a isoform X3; this translates as MGDWNLLGSILEEVHSHSTIVGKIWLTILFIFRMLILGAAAEDVWDDEQSEFVCNTDQPGCKTVCYDRAFPISLIRFWVLQVIFVSAPSLVYMGHALYCIRTLEKERHRRRFQLKEEMDEAELDEHKRIERELKRLDEQRKVKRAPLRGSLLRTYIIHILTRSLVEVCFILGQYVLYGIQLEPLYKCDRLPCPNSVDCYISRPTEKTIFMVFMIAIAGVSLFLNILEISHLVCST
- the gja10a gene encoding gap junction protein alpha 10 a isoform X2 encodes the protein MGDWNLLGSILEEVHSHSTIVGKIWLTILFIFRMLILGAAAEDVWDDEQSEFVCNTDQPGCKTVCYDRAFPISLIRFWVLQVIFVSAPSLVYMGHALYCIRTLEKERHRRRFQLKEEMDEAELDEHKRIERELKRLDEQRKVKRAPLRGSLLRTYIIHILTRSLVEVCFILGQYVLYGIQLEPLYKCDRLPCPNSVDCYISRPTEKTIFMVFMIAIAGVSLFLNILEISHLGIRKIKQTLYGERYTEDDSVIYKSKKKASLPHLCVMSNVSPHNGPLTQTFKVIPEADTKPPHYNTGLRAHQDAPRHNSLAHLGYSQTSYICPQPRMPPRHGQNCAIQAPQTHEAVVDHHPAWDSAVSNVEVSTTNHHEGEHPHPSHLEALLSTSTLRPSAIRDMDEDERRESVVSEVLIPNPRKTSFMIRPPSESLSSISGSTSPSLHTSEESDELGSLGGDMPMMPPAGGRRMSMSMFLDISSIMKK